The following coding sequences lie in one Megalodesulfovibrio gigas DSM 1382 = ATCC 19364 genomic window:
- a CDS encoding PP2C family protein-serine/threonine phosphatase has product MRIIAAALSHVGLKRLENQDRFAIHPASLDNGPWRLVAVADGMGGEAAGGLAAQTAMDELELLDFSALCEGDTTRILASWATQANAALLRMGRSIQGLEGMGATFTVAALCNDTAHWLHVGDSRLYLFRNHRLRRVTRDHRFLQPLLDSGSMAPAEAAQHPMRNRLDQCLGCPQFKPDMGSFACRPRDVLLLCSDGLHDQTPEESIAAILDALPASPREPDLEETALALVQAALRQGGRDNITVALACVQG; this is encoded by the coding sequence CCCTCAGCCATGTGGGCCTCAAACGCCTGGAGAACCAGGACCGGTTCGCCATCCATCCGGCAAGCCTGGACAATGGTCCATGGCGGCTTGTGGCCGTGGCCGACGGCATGGGCGGCGAGGCAGCCGGAGGCCTGGCCGCCCAGACCGCCATGGACGAGCTGGAGCTGCTGGATTTCTCGGCCCTGTGCGAAGGGGATACCACCCGGATCCTGGCGTCGTGGGCCACGCAGGCCAATGCCGCCCTGCTGCGCATGGGCCGCAGCATCCAGGGGCTGGAGGGCATGGGCGCCACCTTTACCGTGGCGGCCCTGTGCAACGACACCGCCCACTGGCTGCACGTGGGAGACTCCAGACTCTATCTGTTCCGCAACCACAGGCTGCGGCGCGTCACCCGGGACCACCGTTTTCTGCAGCCGCTGCTGGACAGCGGCTCCATGGCCCCGGCCGAGGCAGCCCAGCACCCCATGCGCAACCGGCTGGATCAGTGCCTGGGCTGCCCGCAATTCAAGCCGGATATGGGCAGTTTTGCCTGCCGACCGCGGGACGTGCTCCTGCTCTGCTCCGACGGCCTGCACGACCAGACCCCCGAAGAAAGCATAGCCGCCATCCTGGACGCCCTACCGGCCTCCCCCCGCGAACCAGACCTGGAAGAAACCGCCCTGGCCCTGGTGCAGGCCGCCCTGCGCCAAGGCGGCCGGGACAACATCACCGTGGCGCTGGCCTGCGTGCAGGGGTAG